The following are encoded together in the Kribbella voronezhensis genome:
- a CDS encoding MmcQ/YjbR family DNA-binding protein, giving the protein MLDAEDVRRIALSFPRTVEKQRWGHPTFDVAGRMFVTVPDDQTSFAVKCPRLERAELIAAEPEKFWVPPHEAGSSWVRARLGALEDESELRDILFDSWRQAAPDGLEYE; this is encoded by the coding sequence GTGCTTGATGCGGAGGATGTGCGGCGGATCGCCTTGTCGTTTCCGCGGACGGTGGAGAAGCAGCGGTGGGGGCATCCGACGTTCGATGTCGCGGGGCGGATGTTCGTGACGGTGCCGGACGACCAGACCTCGTTCGCGGTGAAGTGTCCGCGGCTGGAGCGGGCGGAGTTGATCGCGGCGGAGCCGGAGAAGTTCTGGGTGCCGCCGCACGAGGCGGGGTCGAGCTGGGTGCGGGCCCGGCTGGGCGCGCTGGAGGACGAGAGCGAACTGCGGGACATCCTGTTCGACTCCTGGCGCCAGGCCGCGCCGGACGGGCTGGAGTACGAATAG
- a CDS encoding MFS transporter codes for MTSTALDPGLEAPVVRRSLATVLAVVGIPMFMVTLDNLVVTNALPVIKTELGASLADLQWFINAYTLSFAALLLTASAIGDRIGRRRMFIFGIGLFTLASAACAIATEPWMLIGARAIQGVGAAAVMPLSLTLLAAAVPARQRSAAIGIWGGISGLGVAVGPVVGGAVVDGLNWQWIFWLNVPIGVLVLPFAAKVLQESFGGSRRLDLVGLVLSAASVLSIVWGVVHGADDDWTSGRILTALIGGVALLVAFLVWESRTATPMLPLRLFRSRSFSVINLTLFTFSAGVFGSVFLLAQFFQVVQGYTPLQSGIRTLPWTMAPMVVAPLAGLIVDRVGARVLIATGQVFLATALGWIALITSTEVGFSSFVVPFVLAGVGMGLTFAPASSVVMHSAAEADRGVASGTNNTIREVGVAMGVAVLASVFASAGSYESPTQYVHGLVPAVWVGAAIVAVGAVVAAVALPGRRR; via the coding sequence ATGACTTCGACCGCCCTCGATCCCGGGCTGGAGGCGCCGGTGGTACGGCGTTCCCTGGCCACCGTGCTGGCCGTGGTGGGGATTCCGATGTTCATGGTCACGCTGGACAACCTGGTGGTGACGAACGCGCTGCCGGTGATCAAGACCGAGCTGGGCGCGTCGCTGGCGGACCTGCAGTGGTTCATCAACGCCTACACGCTGTCGTTCGCCGCGCTGCTGCTGACCGCTTCGGCGATCGGCGACCGGATCGGCCGGCGGCGGATGTTCATCTTCGGGATCGGGCTGTTCACGCTCGCCTCGGCGGCCTGCGCGATCGCTACCGAGCCGTGGATGCTGATCGGGGCGCGGGCGATCCAGGGGGTCGGGGCAGCCGCGGTGATGCCGCTGTCGCTCACGTTGCTGGCGGCCGCCGTACCGGCTCGGCAGCGGAGCGCGGCGATCGGGATCTGGGGCGGGATCTCGGGGCTCGGTGTCGCTGTCGGGCCGGTGGTCGGCGGAGCCGTGGTGGACGGACTCAACTGGCAGTGGATCTTCTGGCTGAACGTGCCGATCGGTGTCCTGGTCCTGCCGTTCGCGGCGAAGGTGCTGCAGGAGTCGTTCGGTGGAAGTCGCCGGCTCGACCTGGTTGGTCTGGTGCTGTCCGCGGCGAGCGTGCTGAGCATCGTCTGGGGCGTTGTGCACGGTGCTGACGACGACTGGACCTCCGGCCGGATCCTGACCGCGCTGATCGGTGGGGTCGCGCTACTGGTCGCCTTCCTGGTCTGGGAGAGCCGGACTGCCACGCCGATGCTGCCGCTGCGGTTGTTCAGGTCGCGGTCCTTCAGCGTCATCAACCTGACGCTGTTCACCTTCTCTGCCGGTGTGTTCGGTTCGGTGTTCCTGCTGGCCCAGTTCTTCCAGGTGGTGCAGGGCTACACGCCGCTGCAGTCGGGCATCCGCACGCTGCCGTGGACGATGGCGCCGATGGTCGTCGCACCGCTGGCCGGCCTGATCGTCGACCGGGTGGGTGCTCGGGTGCTGATCGCGACCGGTCAGGTGTTCCTTGCCACCGCGCTGGGCTGGATCGCCTTGATCACCAGCACCGAGGTCGGCTTCAGCTCGTTCGTCGTACCGTTCGTGCTCGCCGGTGTCGGGATGGGCCTCACCTTCGCACCGGCTTCGAGCGTGGTGATGCACAGCGCCGCCGAGGCGGACCGCGGTGTTGCCTCAGGCACCAACAACACCATCCGCGAGGTCGGCGTCGCGATGGGCGTCGCCGTACTCGCCTCGGTCTTCGCCTCCGCCGGCTCCTACGAATCACCCACCCAGTACGTCCACGGCCTCGTCCCCGCCGTCTGGGTAGGAGCCGCCATCGTCGCCGTCGGTGCGGTGGTAGCCGCGGTAGCTCTGCCCGGCCGCCGGCGCTGA
- a CDS encoding TetR/AcrR family transcriptional regulator encodes MTKNRLTAAERGEEVLQAAVTAFGAAGYQGTKTDEIARLAGVSQPYVIRLFGTKQQLFLDSCNRVCDRIEQTFREAAAQRPDLESLGGAYEKLMAERELLVLLLHGFAASVEPEIGAVVRQRFGGIHQLVRDLTGASAEDTRQFLATGMLLTVLTAMQVAGPDRIPLPWAEELLMTMKIHQPPETD; translated from the coding sequence ATGACGAAGAACCGCCTGACCGCCGCCGAGCGTGGCGAGGAGGTCCTGCAGGCGGCCGTGACCGCGTTCGGCGCGGCCGGCTACCAGGGCACGAAGACCGACGAGATCGCCCGGCTGGCCGGCGTCTCCCAGCCGTACGTGATCCGCTTGTTCGGCACCAAGCAGCAGCTCTTCCTGGATTCGTGCAACCGGGTCTGCGACCGGATCGAACAGACCTTCCGGGAGGCGGCAGCGCAACGGCCGGACCTGGAGAGCCTCGGTGGCGCCTACGAGAAGCTGATGGCCGAGCGCGAACTGCTCGTCCTGCTGCTGCACGGGTTCGCGGCCAGCGTCGAGCCGGAGATCGGCGCGGTCGTCCGGCAGCGTTTCGGCGGCATCCACCAACTGGTCCGCGACCTGACCGGCGCCTCGGCCGAGGACACCCGGCAGTTCCTCGCCACCGGCATGTTGCTCACCGTGCTGACCGCGATGCAGGTCGCCGGGCCGGATCGCATCCCGCTCCCCTGGGCCGAGGAGCTACTGATGACGATGAAGATCCATCAACCGCCGGAGACCGACTGA
- a CDS encoding DUF58 domain-containing protein has translation MTWRPTHAQVRAVGVSAGLLVVAVLARRPDAAVLGLPLALVAVWGRFFRPSAQPDLHTEVDADVLFEGQATTYRLRVDSPLDPDIDLIVAALPRSRWFRYDPVYAAVAEPVADGAVTLEVGVRSERWGLRSLERPQVIATSVLGGYRFRVPSAEPLNISTLPLREGFEAVDSVPRPAGLVGLHRSRRPGEGTELAGVRPFRTGDRLRRINWSVSARTRELHVTSTWSDRDTEVVILLDTGGEVGISEGIDGRSSSLDTGVRAAASIAEHYLRHGDRVRLIDTGTAVRGVRAGSGRAHLRRILDVLVHADRKGRQQDEEQLARRHRVRSDSLVLVLSPLLRQSMLGYIVTLVHSGCTVIAVDTLPPDVADVLDPERHDTKNWPLAWRLRLLERRSELDRLGDLGVPTVGWRGAGTLDEVLRDASRLASAPRMRS, from the coding sequence ATGACTTGGCGACCGACGCATGCGCAGGTCCGGGCGGTCGGAGTGTCGGCCGGGTTGCTCGTGGTGGCCGTGCTTGCTCGCCGTCCGGATGCGGCCGTGCTCGGCCTCCCGCTGGCCTTAGTGGCTGTCTGGGGACGCTTCTTCCGGCCCAGTGCGCAGCCAGATCTCCACACCGAGGTCGACGCGGACGTGTTGTTCGAGGGGCAAGCCACGACGTACCGCCTGCGGGTCGACAGCCCGCTCGACCCGGACATCGACTTGATCGTCGCGGCGCTTCCCCGGAGTCGCTGGTTCCGCTACGACCCGGTGTACGCGGCGGTCGCGGAGCCGGTCGCGGACGGGGCGGTGACGCTGGAGGTCGGCGTACGGTCCGAACGCTGGGGGCTCCGGTCGCTCGAACGTCCGCAGGTGATCGCCACCTCGGTTCTCGGCGGCTACCGGTTCCGCGTGCCGTCCGCCGAGCCGCTGAACATCAGTACGTTGCCGCTGCGCGAGGGGTTCGAGGCAGTCGATTCCGTACCACGCCCTGCCGGGCTCGTCGGCCTCCATCGCTCGCGGCGCCCAGGCGAAGGCACCGAGCTCGCCGGAGTCCGCCCGTTCCGCACCGGCGACCGGCTGCGTCGCATCAACTGGTCCGTCTCCGCGCGAACCCGCGAACTGCACGTCACCTCGACCTGGTCGGACCGGGACACCGAGGTGGTCATCCTGCTGGACACCGGTGGTGAGGTCGGCATCAGCGAGGGGATCGACGGCCGGTCGAGCAGCCTGGACACCGGCGTACGGGCAGCGGCTTCGATCGCCGAGCACTACCTGCGCCATGGCGACCGGGTCCGGCTGATCGACACCGGTACCGCGGTGCGCGGCGTGCGGGCCGGCAGCGGGCGCGCTCACTTGCGACGGATCCTCGACGTGCTGGTGCATGCCGACCGCAAGGGTAGGCAGCAGGACGAGGAGCAGTTGGCGCGCAGGCACCGCGTTCGGTCCGACAGCCTCGTGCTGGTGCTGAGTCCGCTGCTCCGGCAGTCGATGCTCGGCTACATCGTGACGCTGGTCCACTCGGGCTGCACGGTGATCGCCGTCGACACGCTGCCGCCTGACGTCGCCGACGTGCTCGACCCGGAGCGCCACGACACGAAGAACTGGCCGCTGGCTTGGCGGCTGCGCCTGCTGGAGCGCCGTTCCGAACTCGACCGGCTCGGCGACCTCGGCGTACCGACCGTGGGCTGGCGCGGCGCAGGAACCCTGGACGAAGTACTGCGGGATGCCAGCCGGCTGGCCTCGGCGCCGAGGATGCGCTCATGA
- a CDS encoding AAA family ATPase: MTDHELGLGLAEVSALSRKVLDRVGEAVVGKGEALELVLAGILAGGHVLLEDYPGLAKTLAARSFAQALGLEFRRVQFTPDLLPSDVTGGFVYDQRDSEFVFRPGPIFTGLLLADEINRTPPKTQAALLESMQEHQVTVEGRTFPLPVPFHVLATANPVEYEGTYPLPEAQLDRFMLRIGFGYPSAAEEWEVLQRRMSRRTEDQTVEAVTDAAGLRAAQQAVETVTVDDTVGRYCVELAAATRRDSQVLVGASPRGSLALLLTARAYAVIQGRDYVVPEDVKAVAIPALAHRVTVRPELWLHEVTGATVVRTVLGSVAAPPTVASTRQ; this comes from the coding sequence GTGACTGATCACGAACTGGGGCTCGGCCTGGCGGAGGTCTCGGCACTGAGCCGGAAGGTGCTGGACCGCGTCGGCGAGGCGGTGGTCGGCAAGGGCGAGGCATTGGAGCTGGTACTCGCCGGCATCCTGGCCGGCGGCCACGTGCTGCTGGAGGACTATCCGGGGCTGGCGAAGACGCTGGCGGCCAGGTCGTTCGCGCAGGCGCTCGGGCTGGAGTTCCGCCGGGTGCAGTTCACTCCCGACCTGTTGCCGTCCGACGTCACCGGTGGGTTCGTCTACGACCAGCGCGACTCCGAGTTCGTGTTCCGACCGGGTCCGATCTTCACCGGACTCCTGCTGGCCGACGAGATCAACCGGACGCCACCGAAGACCCAGGCAGCGCTGCTGGAGTCCATGCAGGAGCACCAGGTCACGGTGGAGGGCCGGACCTTCCCCTTGCCGGTGCCGTTCCACGTGCTGGCCACCGCGAACCCGGTCGAGTACGAGGGCACCTACCCGCTACCGGAAGCCCAGCTCGACCGCTTCATGCTCCGGATCGGCTTCGGCTACCCCAGCGCCGCCGAGGAGTGGGAGGTACTGCAGCGCCGGATGAGCCGCCGCACCGAGGACCAGACGGTCGAGGCAGTCACCGACGCAGCCGGACTGCGCGCCGCCCAGCAGGCAGTCGAGACCGTGACTGTCGACGACACAGTAGGCCGGTACTGCGTAGAGCTGGCTGCCGCGACTCGTCGTGACTCGCAGGTGCTGGTCGGTGCTTCGCCGCGTGGCTCCCTGGCGCTCCTTCTCACGGCCCGCGCCTACGCGGTCATCCAGGGCCGGGACTACGTAGTACCCGAGGACGTCAAGGCAGTCGCCATTCCTGCGCTGGCACACCGGGTCACGGTCCGGCCCGAGCTGTGGCTGCATGAGGTGACCGGCGCAACTGTGGTTCGTACAGTGCTCGGCTCAGTCGCGGCGCCACCGACTGTCGCCAGCACGCGGCAGTGA
- a CDS encoding DUF4129 domain-containing protein gives MQPRRRGTAAVVAVVLLGVAAVALVVLASAGGSVRPVSESTLSSSPRPLPTITSTSEVTAPTPAVPPPSQKPVKPVKIPDWVKALWQALFYTFVTLVVLFLARLLYRMLRKVELPEGEREDADWERMKVDRLAEAVDSGLAAVDSGTATDAVIACWVALEDAAASAGVARAASETPAEFTVRVLGVGGISEPELLRLAQLYREARYSTHGSSEDARNQARAALIRLRDELSAAMAARAARAAARARALEEEAAR, from the coding sequence ATGCAGCCGAGACGTCGTGGCACCGCGGCAGTGGTTGCCGTGGTGCTGCTCGGCGTGGCGGCGGTTGCGCTCGTCGTACTGGCTTCGGCGGGCGGCAGTGTGCGGCCGGTGAGTGAGAGCACGCTCAGCTCGTCGCCGCGGCCGCTGCCGACGATCACGTCGACTTCGGAGGTGACGGCGCCGACGCCTGCCGTTCCGCCGCCCTCGCAGAAGCCGGTCAAGCCGGTGAAGATCCCGGACTGGGTGAAGGCGCTCTGGCAGGCGCTGTTCTACACCTTCGTCACCTTGGTCGTGCTGTTCCTCGCCAGGTTGCTCTACCGCATGCTGCGCAAGGTCGAGCTGCCAGAGGGCGAGCGGGAAGACGCCGACTGGGAGCGGATGAAGGTCGACCGCTTGGCCGAGGCGGTCGACTCGGGTCTCGCCGCGGTCGACTCCGGTACTGCGACTGACGCAGTGATCGCGTGTTGGGTAGCACTGGAGGACGCGGCCGCCTCGGCCGGAGTCGCACGGGCCGCCTCGGAGACGCCGGCCGAGTTCACCGTCCGGGTGCTCGGTGTCGGTGGGATCTCGGAGCCGGAGTTGCTGCGGCTGGCTCAGCTGTACCGCGAGGCGAGGTACTCCACGCACGGCTCGAGCGAGGACGCCAGGAATCAGGCGCGCGCTGCGCTGATCCGCCTCCGCGACGAGCTGTCGGCCGCGATGGCGGCCCGGGCTGCGCGGGCTGCTGCCAGGGCAAGAGCTCTCGAAGAAGAGGCCGCGCGATGA
- a CDS encoding GNAT family N-acetyltransferase, protein MGIEIGRFEGGWAELLPLVNLAFAAPWNEAQLEAERKIWEPARSIVATEEKEVVGHTCAFSFDMTVPGARLPVAGVSMVGVLPTHRRRGVLRDLMRRQLTELYENGAEPVAALTASEPVIYGRFGYGLGSDHQEVTVPKVARALRPVEGADDVRVSYADPVESLDICTEIHNAQALERPGMFQFDDRWKTHVIGETVVTDSRNASPIRCVLASRDGETTGYAHYRTKRADKNFVDVIRVHAKDLASHVALWRFLLDQDLLSQTYCELLPSDDPLLSLLVDPRAPSATTRDGHWVRLADVGRALAGRTYASDIDVVLEVEDDFLPWNAGAWHLTGGPGGASCEKTDRAADLRLGVRELGSVYLGRPSLALLGAAGLVEERTAGALRASSAAFLGNRLPWLDTGF, encoded by the coding sequence ATGGGTATTGAGATCGGGCGGTTCGAGGGTGGCTGGGCGGAGCTTCTGCCGCTGGTGAATCTGGCGTTCGCGGCGCCGTGGAACGAGGCGCAACTGGAGGCCGAGCGGAAGATCTGGGAGCCGGCGCGGAGCATCGTCGCGACGGAGGAGAAGGAGGTCGTCGGGCATACCTGCGCGTTCTCGTTCGACATGACCGTTCCGGGTGCGCGGCTACCGGTCGCGGGAGTGAGCATGGTCGGGGTGCTGCCGACCCATCGCCGCCGGGGCGTCCTGCGGGATCTGATGCGCCGGCAGCTGACCGAGTTGTACGAGAACGGGGCCGAGCCTGTCGCGGCGTTGACCGCGAGTGAGCCGGTCATCTACGGGCGGTTCGGGTACGGGCTGGGATCGGACCACCAAGAGGTGACGGTGCCGAAGGTGGCTCGCGCGCTGCGTCCTGTCGAAGGCGCCGACGACGTCCGCGTCTCGTACGCCGATCCGGTCGAGTCGCTCGACATCTGCACGGAGATCCACAACGCCCAGGCGCTCGAGCGGCCGGGCATGTTCCAGTTCGACGACCGGTGGAAGACGCACGTGATCGGCGAGACCGTCGTCACCGACAGCCGCAACGCGTCGCCGATCCGCTGCGTGCTGGCCTCGCGCGACGGTGAGACCACGGGGTACGCGCACTACCGGACCAAGCGGGCCGACAAGAATTTCGTCGACGTGATCCGGGTGCACGCGAAGGACCTGGCCTCCCACGTGGCGCTGTGGCGGTTCCTGCTCGACCAGGACCTGCTCAGCCAGACGTACTGCGAACTGCTGCCGAGCGACGACCCGCTGCTGTCGCTGCTGGTGGACCCGCGGGCTCCCAGTGCGACCACAAGAGACGGGCACTGGGTCCGGCTCGCCGATGTCGGCCGTGCCCTCGCGGGACGGACGTATGCGAGCGACATCGACGTAGTACTGGAAGTCGAGGACGACTTCCTGCCCTGGAACGCGGGAGCCTGGCACCTCACGGGTGGTCCGGGCGGTGCGAGCTGCGAGAAGACGGACCGCGCAGCAGACTTGCGCCTCGGCGTACGGGAGCTGGGCTCGGTGTACCTCGGTAGGCCGTCGCTGGCGCTGCTCGGAGCTGCAGGCTTGGTCGAGGAGCGTACGGCGGGAGCGCTTCGGGCCAGCTCGGCCGCCTTCCTGGGCAACCGCCTTCCCTGGCTCGACACGGGCTTCTGA
- a CDS encoding proprotein convertase P-domain-containing protein — protein MFWRRRPVATIGGAAVVATIACLTPLGGAALAAQPSPPALSQQDALHRISERLAPDSAQAGRWIENGKLMVAVVNEQEAAQVRQSGATPKLVKRSLTDLQLLLAKVDKLARAERRTGLQSWGIDPVSNKVVVRARASFQQRGAYGAIRGLGEGVQVVTVTTQLQQQSGEVNPGDPWWPGSESNCSVAFPATDAQGGKHFVTAGHCTNDANQAAYGASGQTNKLGTSNVGGTHSINTREGDMGVVDVTEAGWTISPAVNTWGQPAVTVTGSADAIVGDAVCHSGNTAPNWECGTVTAVNQTIDYGSVVIDGLSTTNACSEGGDSGGAWLRGDKAVGVHSGGNSSCAANDPGNSIFQPVNEALAKWNLTLLTGGGTPGDTEAPTVPANPRSTGTTANSVSLAWDASTDNVGVTGYDVYNGTTLAASVAGTAATIGGLAADTSYSFTIQAKDAAGNKSPAGAAVTARTQPGGGDPGGRTFSNGTDYPIRDFQTTVSTVRSTATGRAASPMKVTVEGNHSCLEDLNISLVSPSGRWYYLQRYGGTTCHPLPASKTYDVTPTGTENAVGTWTLRIGDNGPGDTGTLTNWSITL, from the coding sequence ATGTTCTGGCGCAGAAGGCCCGTCGCGACGATCGGTGGAGCCGCGGTCGTTGCGACCATCGCCTGCCTAACCCCCCTCGGTGGTGCGGCGCTCGCGGCGCAGCCGTCGCCTCCAGCCCTTTCCCAGCAGGACGCGCTGCATCGCATCTCGGAAAGGTTGGCGCCGGATTCGGCCCAGGCCGGCCGCTGGATCGAGAACGGCAAGCTGATGGTTGCCGTGGTCAACGAGCAGGAGGCAGCCCAGGTCCGGCAGTCCGGCGCCACTCCGAAGCTGGTGAAGCGCAGCCTGACCGACCTGCAGCTGTTGCTGGCGAAGGTCGACAAGCTCGCCCGGGCGGAACGCCGTACCGGTTTGCAGAGTTGGGGGATCGACCCGGTCAGCAACAAGGTCGTGGTGCGGGCCAGGGCTTCGTTCCAGCAGCGCGGCGCGTACGGAGCCATCCGCGGACTCGGCGAGGGCGTACAGGTGGTCACGGTGACCACGCAGCTCCAGCAACAGTCCGGCGAAGTGAACCCGGGGGATCCGTGGTGGCCGGGGAGTGAGAGCAACTGTTCGGTCGCCTTCCCCGCGACGGATGCGCAAGGTGGCAAGCACTTCGTGACCGCGGGGCACTGTACGAACGACGCGAACCAGGCGGCGTACGGGGCGAGCGGTCAGACCAACAAGCTCGGTACGTCGAACGTCGGTGGCACGCACAGCATCAATACCCGCGAGGGTGACATGGGTGTTGTCGACGTGACCGAGGCCGGCTGGACGATCTCGCCCGCGGTGAACACCTGGGGGCAGCCGGCCGTCACGGTAACCGGTTCGGCTGACGCGATCGTCGGGGACGCGGTGTGCCACTCGGGCAACACCGCGCCCAACTGGGAGTGCGGCACGGTCACGGCGGTGAATCAGACGATCGACTACGGCAGTGTGGTGATCGACGGGCTGTCGACGACCAACGCCTGCTCGGAGGGCGGTGACTCGGGCGGTGCGTGGCTCCGCGGCGACAAGGCTGTCGGCGTCCACTCGGGTGGCAACAGCAGTTGTGCCGCCAACGACCCGGGCAACTCGATCTTCCAGCCGGTCAACGAGGCGCTGGCCAAGTGGAACCTGACGCTGCTGACCGGCGGCGGCACTCCCGGTGACACCGAAGCGCCCACCGTTCCGGCGAACCCGCGCTCGACCGGTACGACGGCCAACAGTGTCTCGCTGGCTTGGGACGCCTCGACCGACAACGTCGGCGTCACGGGGTACGACGTCTACAACGGAACCACGCTTGCCGCCTCGGTGGCCGGCACGGCTGCGACGATCGGCGGGCTTGCCGCTGACACGAGCTATTCCTTCACCATTCAGGCGAAGGATGCTGCAGGCAACAAATCTCCAGCCGGCGCGGCGGTGACTGCGCGGACCCAGCCGGGTGGTGGCGATCCCGGTGGACGGACCTTCAGCAACGGAACGGACTACCCGATCCGCGACTTCCAGACGACGGTCAGCACGGTCCGCTCCACCGCCACTGGTCGCGCCGCCAGCCCGATGAAGGTGACGGTCGAGGGCAACCACAGCTGCCTGGAAGACCTCAACATCAGTCTGGTCTCACCCAGCGGCCGCTGGTACTACCTGCAACGGTACGGCGGTACGACGTGCCACCCGCTGCCTGCCAGCAAGACCTACGACGTCACCCCGACCGGCACCGAGAACGCAGTCGGCACCTGGACCCTCCGGATCGGCGACAACGGCCCCGGCGACACCGGAACGCTGACCAACTGGTCGATCACCCTCTGA
- a CDS encoding XRE family transcriptional regulator, translating to MPEPLEQADSEFAAVLRAAIRARGLGLERIRDRLRAQGVSVSLATLSYWQSGRSRPERRESMAAVELLEGVLELPAGTLLASLGPPRRRGRWLSTVPVSPDVAAFWPQPDAVEAAVSEVDIKWDERLTRISQHDRVSVGADGGEQSYHSRQVLRAEADGPDRWVVIMHLDEHDRPLPTINPLRHCHLGRTVLRPADGLLVAELLFDRPLRKGETVITEHELVNSEPCPPAGNYERKFRLPVREFVLEICFDPARLPGGCERYSQLDEADEIAVAVEPAESVHGVALNFGPGRYGFRWDWQK from the coding sequence ATGCCGGAGCCCTTGGAACAGGCCGACAGCGAGTTCGCGGCAGTTCTGCGCGCGGCGATCCGGGCGCGCGGCCTGGGCCTGGAACGGATCCGCGATCGGCTGCGGGCACAGGGAGTCTCGGTCAGCCTCGCGACGCTCAGCTATTGGCAGTCGGGGCGCTCACGGCCGGAGCGGCGCGAATCGATGGCGGCGGTCGAACTGCTGGAAGGCGTGCTGGAGTTGCCGGCCGGAACCTTGCTCGCCTCGCTGGGACCGCCGCGGCGCCGCGGTCGATGGTTGAGCACCGTGCCCGTCTCGCCCGACGTGGCTGCCTTCTGGCCGCAGCCCGACGCGGTGGAGGCGGCGGTCAGTGAGGTCGACATCAAGTGGGACGAGCGGCTGACCAGGATCAGCCAGCACGACCGGGTGTCGGTCGGCGCTGACGGGGGCGAGCAGTCGTACCACTCCCGGCAGGTCCTGCGGGCCGAGGCGGACGGTCCGGATCGCTGGGTCGTGATCATGCACCTGGACGAGCACGATCGCCCGCTGCCGACCATCAATCCGCTCCGGCACTGTCACCTGGGCCGGACCGTACTGCGGCCCGCCGACGGGCTCCTGGTCGCCGAGTTGCTGTTCGACCGGCCGCTGCGCAAGGGCGAAACCGTGATCACCGAGCACGAACTGGTGAATTCCGAGCCCTGTCCGCCGGCGGGCAACTACGAGCGGAAGTTCCGGTTGCCGGTGCGCGAGTTCGTGCTGGAGATCTGCTTCGATCCGGCCCGGCTGCCGGGCGGTTGTGAGCGGTATTCCCAGTTGGACGAGGCCGACGAGATCGCCGTGGCGGTGGAGCCGGCCGAGTCGGTGCACGGGGTCGCGCTGAATTTCGGCCCCGGCCGGTACGGATTCCGCTGGGACTGGCAGAAGTGA
- a CDS encoding CobW family GTP-binding protein, with protein sequence MAAQRKTPLTLLVGLSTTLRDPVLASMIDAGTVAIVVGQDELTTRGVLSWQVSDASGPIDAGEFTVDDDCGSCQLIESLLPLLETLIAREHWQHVVLAAPPAMEARSLATALVATLPEVAVDTVTCVVDAVLLVAQLSGDELLAERGLALGLPDRRNVAEVTARQIEYADVCVLANAHRAATPERLHNLLLHLNPRTTVVDADPAGVPTQAVARTERFDFAAAEAWAGDLAAQDRLQPSGDGVTTVLWRSTRPLHPARLNDALENIVDGVVRSRGVMWLANRPTQRVRWESAGYSASLGTLGEWADTEHLAECTVVATGVGLDPARLQSVLDACLLTELELASLDWQTLDDPFAGVLPDQR encoded by the coding sequence ATGGCCGCCCAGCGCAAGACCCCGTTGACCCTGCTCGTCGGGCTTTCGACAACCCTTCGCGACCCCGTCCTGGCCTCGATGATCGACGCCGGCACGGTCGCCATCGTGGTGGGTCAGGACGAGCTGACCACGCGCGGAGTCCTGTCGTGGCAGGTGAGTGACGCCTCCGGACCGATCGACGCCGGGGAGTTCACGGTCGACGACGACTGTGGCTCGTGCCAGTTGATCGAATCGCTGCTCCCCCTGCTGGAGACCCTGATCGCACGCGAGCACTGGCAACACGTAGTACTGGCTGCTCCGCCTGCGATGGAAGCGCGGTCGTTGGCGACTGCGCTGGTGGCGACGCTGCCGGAGGTGGCTGTCGACACAGTCACCTGCGTGGTCGACGCGGTGCTCCTGGTGGCGCAGTTGTCGGGCGACGAGTTGCTGGCCGAGCGCGGTCTCGCCCTTGGCCTGCCCGACCGGCGGAACGTGGCCGAGGTGACCGCGCGGCAGATCGAGTACGCCGATGTCTGCGTGCTCGCGAACGCTCACCGCGCGGCGACTCCCGAACGCCTGCACAACCTCCTGCTGCACCTCAATCCACGTACGACCGTGGTCGACGCGGATCCAGCCGGGGTGCCGACGCAGGCGGTCGCCAGGACGGAACGGTTCGACTTCGCGGCGGCCGAGGCCTGGGCGGGTGACCTCGCGGCTCAGGATCGCCTGCAGCCGAGCGGCGACGGAGTCACGACCGTGCTCTGGCGCTCGACCCGGCCGCTGCACCCGGCTCGCTTGAACGACGCGCTCGAGAACATCGTCGACGGCGTCGTCCGCAGCCGCGGCGTGATGTGGCTGGCGAACCGTCCGACCCAGCGCGTCCGCTGGGAATCAGCCGGCTACAGCGCTTCCCTCGGCACGCTCGGCGAATGGGCCGACACCGAGCACCTCGCCGAGTGCACCGTCGTCGCCACCGGCGTCGGCCTCGATCCTGCCCGACTCCAGTCCGTCCTCGACGCCTGTCTCCTCACCGAGTTGGAGCTCGCTTCACTCGACTGGCAAACCCTCGACGACCCTTTCGCCGGTGTGCTACCCGATCAGCGGTAG